In the genome of Cynocephalus volans isolate mCynVol1 chromosome 10, mCynVol1.pri, whole genome shotgun sequence, the window TCCCAACAGGAATTATACTGCATGTGGTCACTCTAAGGCTCATGCAGTGATAATTTCCCCCACACCAGGAATTAGACTAATAAAGGGGCATATAACCCAATTCTCAGTAATGAGATCGGAGGGGCAATCTTCTGGATGACTTTCTACAATATTAATTACCAATAGACCTAGGGAAGGAGGGCCAGGTTTCTACATCTGTACCTCATGTGTGGATTCCGTGCTTATATCCATGCAGTAATATAGATCCATGAGAGCAATCACACTAGGATAAAGCCTCCACAGGGAGGAGGAAATAAGTTTTCCCCTACATTTCCTATCTCTGAAGTCCTTGTATAAAAGATAATTATCTTTATTGTTTGTGAACAATTACACACAGATTCTTTCCCTTGTCAGAAACAAAGCCTTACTCACTGATCAAGATAAAATGCTTCACAACAATCTCAAACCCGCTGAGATGACCtaattacagaaatattttagatGGCAAAACTGAGTGTTATGGATACTGAGATTGCCCTGGACAGACACAGTTTACAAATGACCCGTCTTGAGAACTGCTGAATTGTATTAAAGACCATCTTTCATGTCTCATGATAGCTTAACTCAGGAGTGCAATTCACATGGTCATAACCATGGAATGAGCCAGAATTTACTTTTTGCTGTGACCACAGCCTTGTTGGGATCCTTTCCTTGGCCTATCCAACTTTTTGAATTATTCTTCTGAGAATGTTCCATCAAAATCACTACAAATCCTGCTTCAGGTTCAGACTCCACGGACTCCAACCAGAGAAACTGAGCTTAGAGAAAGGAACTCATTTTTGTAAAATCCCAGAGCTATGCAAAGAGTGAGAGAAGATCAACAGCCAAGCTAAAATGAACTCACCAGTTAAGCTATCTAGTCACTCTCGAAGAACTTGGGACTGTAGAGTTGGGCATTGTGGCTAACCCAGCAAATTTGTCACTTTGACTCATTCTAAGACCCCAGTCCAAAATAGATGACACAATTAGAGTAAAGAGGGTGTCCTGCCAATGAGCTTCCTCAGGGCATCTTTCATATCCCTGTTCCTCAGACTATAGATGAAGGGGTTCATTATGGGAGTTACCACAGTGTAAATTGTCGAAGCCACTGCAGTCTTTCTTGAAGAGTCAGAATGTGCAGAACTAATGTACACCCCCAAACCTGTCCCGTAGAACAAGGAAACAACTGAGAGGTGAGACCCACAGGTGGAAAAAGCTTTGTACTTTCTGCCTGATGATGGCATTTTGAAAACTGAGGATACTATCTGAGCATAAGAAAAAATGACTCCAGACAGTGGAATACCACCAAATATGCTCATTGCAGAATATATCAGGATATTATTAATGAGGGTATCAGAACAGGCGAGCTTGATGACCTGAACAACTTCGCAGAAGAAGAGGGGGATTTCAACATCTGTGCAGAAAGACAGCTGCAGCAGCATCAGACTGTGGAGCAGGGAATCCAGTATGCAAATGAAAAGGGAGAGTAGAATCAGCAGACCACAGAGGTGGGGGTTCATGATGACCGTGTACCTCAGTGGGTGACAaatggccacatagcggtcataaGCCATGGCTGCCAGAAGAAAACTTTCCAGGCTAGCAAAAGCCAGGATAAAGCAGGTCTGTGTGAGGCAGCCTATGTAAGTGATGCTCTGACTTTGTGCTTGGATATTTAGCAATATCTTTGGGATTGTAGTTGTGCTTAAACAGATATCAGTGAAGGACAGATTGGacaggaagaagtacatgggtgtgTGCAGCTGAGCGTTACAGAGGACAgccaggatgatgagcaggttTCCCAGGACAGTGACCAGGTACATGGACAGGAACAAGCTGAAGAGGAGGGGCTGCAGTTCTGGATCCTCTGTCACCTCCATGAGAAGGAATTCTGGAACAGCTGTTTGGTTTCTGGTTTCCATGTCGTTGATGAACCTGATGGAAGAGCTGGGGTGACAAGACaatcaaatatgtattttctagATCAGCAGGAGGAGAATCACCACAGGCAAACACCATCATGTGAAGGAAAGTTGACCATTAGGAAAACAAAAGTAGTTCTTGCATTTTATATTGTTACTGTAATAAAGGCGCAAAGCTACTGTACCAGAGCATCAACAATTGTTAGTTCTAGAAATAGTTAAGGAGTGGTCAGTTTCTGAAAATTGTACTTTCTATGTTATTCTgatcatataaaataatttgtaattttaaagaaaaacagactaGGAGGCATCTTCAAGTTTACGTCTAGTATCCTAGAGACCTCAGAGCCAGGAAACAGAGATAATACAAATGTATGCTACAATCAGGAATGGGAGGATAAGGTGAAATTTACCAAACATTATGCTCCCCACCTACCAGCACAGGATTGCTAGTAAATCTTAGAGAATTTATGAACAGTCTTCCTGTTTTAGAAAGTGCAGGTTTCTGCTCAGTAGGAAAATGCTCCTGGCCATAGTAGAGACCGACTACCACATTGGTAGATAAGAGGTGCTTGAGTATTGGTGCAAAGGTACAAGGAAACATGTAAAGAGGACAGACAGCTGTGCAGTGGACCCACAGGTGACTTGTCTAATCTTCTGATGTACTCGTTCTACAGCTTCCTCTGGGTGAACCTGTTGTAAAACACCTGCTGTCTATTCCAAACCTTAACTAAGGGATTTTTGGTTACCTGGTTGGCATCACAGTGGTACAATGCTTGACATCTCTGTGTGCACCACTCAGAAGATCTGTCCTTCCGAAGGGCAGAGGGACTGAATGAGGCACCAGGCTCCTGGACAGATGGGATCATCTGTGGGAGGAGGCTCAGGTGGGGCTACTGCTTTGCTGAGGAATGACTGTTGAATGCGGTGGTCACAGGCACACTGCAGTCTCTGTACCTCCAGGGGCTCAATATCCAAAGCTCCTCATTAGCCAAGGAATTTTATTGTCACTGTGATCCCAGGACACTGCAAATCCTTAAAGACCAAGACTCTAGAAGGGCAGGATTCAGGATGGCTGCTTGCCTGACCCTATAAGACCAGGTGTGCACTACCTACTTTTCTCCACCTGTGCCTGCTCATCCCCATGTCGCATACCttgcacacatgaacacacagcATTCTATAACTAGACATCAGTATTTTCTTAGGAATGAATGAAGGCAACACTAATTAATGATATCAAGAAGTCTGATACCGATTTAAAGTGTGAAAATACAGCTGATATATGGGGATAAgtgatatattataaaatataggtAAATGACTGTAAAAATGCAAACAGATGTTTTTCTGAGTCACTAAATGTTTTCTGATCCTTAATGTACACAGTGCAAATTTTATACAGGAGATTTCAGCCTATTCTCTGTGAAAATTCTTTTTCTGATCAATACAGAAAGATCCATTACTACTTTTTTAGGCTTTTACAACCATCtttgctaattttattattttaatttcaatttatattttttcttcacattAGGAAACTGTGGGTTGAATTTATGAtactttatctttaaaaatagtgGGAAATTACAAGGCCATGGGAAAGCATGAGTGTGCAAGCAAAATCTCAGTACATTTAGTTATATCTCATCCATTATTTAATAGGTAGGGATCCAACATCATGTTGATATTAAATTGGATAATATTAGCATTTTAGTGTCAAAGTtaaaaatttgaacatttttaatgtattcaagatttttatgtgcttatcaaattattttctggTTCTGTATGAACTTTATTGATCCACAATTTTCTCAGTATATTGAAGCCCACTTTAGACGGGATGGTGTCCCAATATCATCCTTCACTATCTTAATCCTATTCACATCAAACATATTAAATAATAGACAAAATTCGAAAGgacataaaagtataaaatataagaaccacataaaatgtaaactattttaaaatactaaaaagggCTTAAGTGATGCTTTGTTATTGAGAAACGTGAGTGGATACAAAGTTGTGAACACAGCCTGGACCCATGACAATGGACTTAGAACAGCTGAGAGTTTCAGAAAGAATCCAGGGAATAACTGAACCTAACTTCTGGCCAACTTGATGACTGGATTTTTTATATTCTCAATATTGTTTGGAATCAGTCATTGGATGGAATTCAAGGCAAGAGGTTGGACGATTGGTCAGGGCAACTGTGAACCTGCTAGAGGTGAAAGAGTGAGCACATggatagaaaaaaagataaaaactttacttttaaaatttattcgtttatttttttagctcccacttatgagtgagtacatgtggtatttttctttctgtgcctggcttatttttcttaacacaGTTTtccttaagttcatccatgttgctgcaaatggcagaatttcattcttttttatggcagagtagtattctattgtggagatataccacattttcctcattcatCCAGtcgtctattgatggacatttaggttgcttccaactcttggctattgtacatacaGCTGCAGTAAACGTGGGAGTGCGAGTATCCCGTCAACATGATGAtacgacaatcacaataatttggtgaattttcaaaaggagagaacagaactgagtccACCAGAAGTGAGAAAaggtgaggaagagagaggattACTGAGAAATTaacaaagggccacaaaaaatgattccactgtgttatgttaaaaaaaaatttatgactGAAAGAACTACTGAACAATATGGTAATGAGGATTAAGGTAAtataaaatttctcatttaaaaaaagaaaagagaaaaacctagCAATTCAAATAGAATCTGAAAATCGGAATTTAAATacccagaaagaaaatgattttgaaaagctAAATCTGCAACACCAATAACACAACATAAATTCCTTCGAGATGAAATCACTCTTGTACAATTTCATGTTAACGCTCTTATCAGAAAGACAAGTGTCAGCATTGGCATGGAGAAAGGGGGACGGTAGTCCACTGGTGGCGGGAATGTGTATCAGTGTAGCCACTGTGGAGAGCAGTGTGGAGGCTCCCgaagaagttaaaaatacaacCACCACAGGACCCAGCAGTCCCTCTGCATATACACCCAGAGGAGATGAAACCACCACTCAGAGAAATACCTACACTCtctttttcattgcagcattattcacaacagccaaatgTGGACACAGCCTAATGTGTCTGTTGACAGAGaaatggtaaagaaaatgtgggagcTATGTgagtatatatgaggggtcttcaacaagttcatggaaagattcatgttcaCTTTTAACTCCGTTTTCCAAGAACTTTCCAAAGTACCCCGGCacatatagtggaatattattcagccttgaaaaagaaggatattctgccatttgcaacaatgtatagacctagaagacattatattaattgaaataagccagacacagaaaaatactaaatgatctcacttacacgtgaaatctttaaaaagaaacaaaatcaaatacagagaaacagagaggagagGTGGTGGTCAGCAGGGGTAGGGTGGcctgggaaatggggagatgtaggtaCAAGGGTACAGGTTTGCATTTATGGAGGATGAACTATTCCAGAGACAAAATGTACACCATGATGACTACTGTTAGTAACACCGTACCCCAGAAATTCACTATGAGGGTAGAGTTTAGGTCCTTtgaccatcaaaaaaaaaaaaaaaaaaaagaaaggaaagaaaaaaatgaaaagaaaaggataaaaagaaaggtaactatgtgaggtaatggatataataatttgcttgactatagtaatcatttcactatgtagtgttgtacaccttaaatttagacaataaataataaaatatgttgcCAAACATATAGTAGGcattctacaaaaataaaataaaacaaacctatTGGAACACCGCCCCCCTCAATTTTTTCACACTCTtcatctctttcctctccccaATGGGACCGTTACTCTAACCTTGGTATTATTCCCTTGCACTTTCAATATATTCTTTGTGATTCTATCAATAAACAATGCTATCACTTTGCATCtgaaaattttatgtattgtGTGTCATTTTGCAattgtttttttaagataatataCCTAGTGACTTCTAAGTCTTAGTACATTTCATTCTGCTTCCTTATCTTTCACTCCTTCACTGTATTCCACTGTCTTACGACCTCACAATTTATTTATAGCTTCTCAGACTTATGGGCATTTGCAtcgtgtgcgtgcacacacacacgcacacacacacacgcacacgcacacatgcacacgcacacgcacacgcacacacacagtttAAAACAATGCCTGGAGACCCAACAAATTTAAGACTGAGGTTGCCTTTGGAATTGGAAGGAGAGGGatgtagaataaaaatagaatgtcTTTGCTATGTGTACTATGTTTTTACTTTGAGAAGAGAACCATTATGGCAAGTGTCAAAATTTACTCTTTACTAATTCTGGAAATAGATAGATGGGCACCACTCCTGCTGTTCTGTACCTTTTACATATTTCAGAGGTAACAAAAGAGACACTGTTGGACTGGAGATGTAGTCTGTGGGGTCTCCACCTCCCCTGCAAGAGTCTCATAGCCAGGCACCAGTGTCAAGTACAAAGATTACCCTTACAATAGGACATCAAGAACAAGATATGGAACTTTTAACATGCTATAAATTGGTTTAACCACTTAGGATAACATGTGGAACTACCCAAAGGAACATAAGTTCTCCGGTATACCTGTAATCCCATCTCAACTGCAAAACTCTATCTCTTTACCACCAGAACACACAAACAAGAATGTTCAACAGATTTATTCAGAatatcaaaaaataattacaagcaAATAAGATTTCCATCAATATCAGAAAGTATTCCAATTTGACAAGATAccatgcattattttaaaagagattattGTAAATAAATCAGTACTGTACACACAATGACATAGTAGAATATCTAAAGTGCAATACAGAGAAAACAATCAGGAAATAAAATTCACACGTTAAGATTAAACTTTTAACAGGTttgaaaaaaggcaaattttaaaatggacaaaaaccTATACAGGGGAGATAACATGATGAGTTTTAACCCTATTGCTAGTTTCCTTGAGCAAATAAGTTCACATACTGATAATTTTGCAGGAGTCAGCCTAATAGaaaaacattgaataaaataataaatacaatttcaGGACACTGTTGACCACCATGAGAGGAGAAGCTATTGTGAGTGGAACATGCTTTAGGTAGATTCTATGGGGATGCCGCTGCTACACTTTTTACCTCTGGGAAGTGATATGCAATTTTAGTATGTTATTATCCTTTGAGAACTATAGATATGATTCATGCACTATTTGTGTATGttattttcacaaataaatttgagaaagacCTTACACATTCCTAATTCTAAGTACTTTTTCATGTGATCTTCTAATATGAGTCATGCATGTCAGACATCAGAGATTATCAGATACTCACACAGTGCCTGTTAAAAATGCCCATCCCTTCCATATCTCCCCAGAGATTCAaaatcagcaccatgttctaactaaGTTAAATGACCAGCCCGAGAGAGTCAGTGTTTCTTGGGTGACATTAGGGAACTGGCCCTTTGAGCAAAGAGTACAGGTGATTTATCTCTCCATGTGTTCCATAAACATCAATAGGAAAAGTCAAGACTAGAACCCATCTCAGAGGCCAGGTAGGGAGCTGTTTCTTAGACGTGTTGCTGAAAACAACACCACTTTCTCAACTTCCGATGACGACCAGAACAGAAGGCTGTCCAGACAATCTTctgattttcctttaaaactcCACTGTGTATAACCCCATACTGAAAGAGATAAGTCTGACTGATGgatcctttttgtgtgtgtgcgtatgtggaAAGTGAAGGTGTGATTCTTACCAACattccccttttcctctttttacagTCAATAACTGCTCAAAGTAAAGTGATTCTCACTGGAATAGCTTTCCTcacaaatatgcatttaaatgtTTTGCAAGGGATCCTTAAGACTGCAGCCAATCCTCTAAGAGATCAATGACACAATGAATTTTATTCAATTACATTTCTCTGTGTGGACTCCGCCAGGGATGAGTAAGAAACACTGAATGACAAGAcgaatgagaaaagcaaaacctagatatattcttataaataaatccataagaagttttcaaagaaaataagaagatgactccagacaaagaaactgagtttAGAAAACAGAATTCATTTTTGAAACACCCCCAGAGCTGTACAATGAGCAAGTCAGCTTTCAACCCAAAGTTAAAATGAACTAACCCATTATGTTCTCTAGTCAATATAGAACAACTTGGTAAAGCAAGAGTCAGGAACCACAGCTCACCCGGTATTTCTGTCTCTTTGACTCATTCTAGAAGCCTCAGTCCAAAGCAGATGACACAGTCACACAACAGAAGGTGTCCTACCAATGAGCTTCCTCAAAGCTCCCTTCATATCCATGTTCCTCAGGCTGTAGGTAAAGGGGTTCATCATTTGAGGGA includes:
- the LOC134388296 gene encoding olfactory receptor 7G2-like, producing the protein METRNQTAVPEFLLMEVTEDPELQPLLFSLFLSMYLVTVLGNLLIILAVLCNAQLHTPMYFFLSNLSFTDICLSTTTIPKILLNIQAQSQSITYIGCLTQTCFILAFASLESFLLAAMAYDRYVAICHPLRYTVIMNPHLCGLLILLSLFICILDSLLHSLMLLQLSFCTDVEIPLFFCEVVQVIKLACSDTLINNILIYSAMSIFGGIPLSGVIFSYAQIVSSVFKMPSSGRKYKAFSTCGSHLSVVSLFYGTGLGVYISSAHSDSSRKTAVASTIYTVVTPIMNPFIYSLRNRDMKDALRKLIGRTPSLL